Proteins encoded within one genomic window of Synechococcus sp. PCC 7335:
- a CDS encoding DUF554 domain-containing protein yields MLTFWAKTSGTWINVALVLLGTGSGLLVRNQLSPKMRVVITQAMGLTTIFIGISMAQDLSKAEVSSIAGVILALISLAIGGLLGEWWQIENRLTGLGDWLKTRFKGGSRFTEGFVASSLLFCIGPMTILGSLNNGLLGDSTILVVKSTMDGLVSIALTGTYGIGVGFSILPIIIYQGSLSLLASALGQLIPDPTTAPSIFLLTGIGGIMLLGLGLNLLEFRKIHVASFLPALAVGPLISWILVRLM; encoded by the coding sequence ATGCTAACCTTTTGGGCCAAGACAAGTGGCACCTGGATCAACGTAGCGCTAGTCCTTCTAGGCACCGGTAGCGGTCTGCTAGTACGCAACCAGCTATCACCAAAGATGAGAGTCGTCATCACTCAAGCAATGGGTCTGACCACTATCTTTATTGGTATCTCTATGGCTCAAGATCTGTCTAAGGCCGAGGTCAGCAGCATCGCAGGCGTCATTCTGGCGCTGATATCACTAGCTATCGGCGGACTATTGGGCGAATGGTGGCAAATAGAGAATCGGCTCACAGGATTAGGAGACTGGCTGAAAACTCGATTCAAAGGAGGTAGCCGCTTTACCGAAGGCTTTGTTGCCTCTAGCCTATTGTTTTGCATTGGGCCGATGACCATTCTAGGTAGTCTAAATAACGGTCTGCTAGGAGACAGCACAATTCTAGTGGTCAAAAGCACTATGGATGGTCTTGTCTCTATTGCCCTTACAGGAACTTACGGCATCGGCGTTGGCTTCTCGATACTACCAATCATTATTTACCAGGGAAGCCTTTCTCTGCTTGCCAGCGCACTAGGACAGCTGATTCCTGATCCGACTACAGCGCCTAGTATCTTCTTACTCACTGGCATCGGCGGCATTATGCTCTTAGGGCTAGGGCTTAACCTACTGGAGTTTAGAAAAATTCATGTGGCTTCTTTTCTACCAGCGCTAGCAGTAGGACCGCTAATTAGCTGGATACTCGTTCGCCTTATGTAG
- a CDS encoding DUF362 domain-containing protein — MPSVSLIRAKGYEVEALSERLEALLAPMGGMARYVKPGDRVLLKPNMLTGSRPTKECTTRPEIVYCVAKMVQAVGGNPFIGDSPAFGSARGVAEANGLLEWANKIDLPIVEMHGKRYAIENQDFDNFLLSKEAMEADVVINLPKVKSHVQLTVTLGVKNLFGCVPGKMKAWWHMEAGKDRQRFGTMLVETARAISPQLTIIDGIVGHEGNGPSGGEPRELGVLGASDDVFALDRAMVDVLGVDPSQLPTIVESTRLGLCPRLSEIDFLANQPSELSIDDWKLPDKMMPIDFGAPRVLRSTFKHLYIRFIREPFSAYATR, encoded by the coding sequence ATGCCATCAGTGAGTCTTATTCGCGCCAAGGGTTACGAAGTCGAAGCCTTATCTGAGCGGCTAGAGGCGTTGCTTGCCCCGATGGGCGGCATGGCACGCTACGTGAAGCCAGGCGATCGCGTTTTGCTCAAGCCCAATATGCTCACAGGCTCACGTCCTACCAAAGAATGCACAACCCGCCCTGAAATAGTGTACTGCGTAGCCAAGATGGTGCAGGCAGTCGGCGGCAACCCCTTCATCGGCGATAGCCCAGCGTTTGGCAGCGCTCGCGGCGTGGCCGAAGCCAACGGTCTGCTGGAATGGGCCAACAAAATCGACCTGCCCATCGTAGAGATGCACGGCAAGCGCTACGCTATCGAAAACCAGGACTTCGACAACTTCTTGCTCTCCAAAGAGGCGATGGAAGCCGATGTGGTGATCAACTTACCTAAAGTTAAATCTCATGTCCAGCTCACCGTAACGCTAGGGGTGAAAAATTTATTTGGTTGCGTCCCCGGTAAAATGAAAGCCTGGTGGCATATGGAAGCTGGGAAAGACCGCCAGCGATTTGGTACGATGCTGGTCGAAACAGCTCGAGCCATCTCACCGCAACTAACTATCATCGACGGCATCGTCGGACATGAAGGTAATGGGCCAAGCGGGGGCGAACCTAGAGAACTAGGCGTCTTGGGTGCTTCTGATGATGTGTTTGCGTTGGACCGGGCTATGGTTGATGTCTTAGGGGTCGATCCAAGCCAGCTACCTACTATCGTAGAATCGACCCGGTTGGGCTTGTGTCCACGGCTCTCAGAAATAGACTTCCTTGCTAATCAACCCAGTGAGCTAAGCATTGATGATTGGAAGCTTCCAGACAAGATGATGCCAATCGACTTTGGTGCGCCTAGAGTCTTACGCTCTACTTTCAAGCATCTCTATATCCGATTTATCAGAGAACCATTCTCGGCATACGCTACTCGATAG
- a CDS encoding ATP-dependent Clp protease ATP-binding subunit, with protein sequence MFERFTEKAIKVIMLAQEEARRLGHNFVGTEQILLGLIGEGTGVAAKVLKSMGVNLKDARIEVEKIIGRGSGFVAVEIPFTPRAKRVLELSLEEARQLGHNYIGTEHLLLGLIREGEGVAARVLENLGVDLSKVRTQVIRMLGETAEVSGSTSSQGRTKTPTLDEFGANLTQMAADGKLDPVVGRQKEIERVIQILGRRTKNNPVLIGEPGVGKTAIAEGLAQRIGNNDIPDILEDKRVVTLDIGLLVAGTKYRGEFEERLKKIMEEIRAAANVILVIDEVHTLIGAGAAEGAIDAANILKPALARGELQCIGATTLDEYRKHIERDAALERRFQPVMVGEPSVDETIEILHGLRDRYEQHHKLKILDDALDAAAKLSDRYISDRYLPDKAIDLIDEAGSRVRLLNSQLPPAAKELDKELRQVLKDKDNAVRSQDFDKAGELRDREMEIKTEIRTIAQTKKAEDAEDAKADSPKVTEEDIAHIVASWTGVPVNKLTESESEKLLHMEDVLHQRLIGQDEAVRAISRAIRRARVGLKSPNRPIASFVFSGPTGVGKTELAKSLATYFFGAEEAMIRLDMSEFMERHTVSKLIGSPPGYVGYNEGGQLTEAVRRRPYTVVLFDEIEKAHPDVFNMLLQILEDGRLTDAKGRTVDFKNTLLILTSNIGSKVIEKGGGGLGFELEADQAESQYNRIRSLVNEELKQYFRPEFLNRLDEIIVFRQLTKDEVKEISVILLKEVFSRLEEQGITLEVTDKFKDRLVEEGYNPSYGARPLRRAIMRLLEDSLAEEILSGRIQDGDTAVVDVGEDGKIVVNSSKTETRELISAAD encoded by the coding sequence ATGTTTGAACGCTTTACAGAAAAGGCCATAAAGGTCATCATGCTCGCTCAAGAAGAGGCCCGTCGCCTCGGTCACAATTTCGTGGGTACTGAGCAAATACTTTTGGGACTCATCGGAGAAGGTACCGGTGTGGCTGCAAAAGTTCTTAAATCCATGGGGGTTAATCTCAAAGACGCTCGCATTGAAGTTGAAAAGATTATTGGCCGCGGCTCTGGATTTGTCGCTGTTGAGATTCCGTTTACGCCTAGAGCTAAGCGTGTTCTCGAGCTATCGCTTGAGGAGGCTAGACAGCTGGGCCACAACTACATAGGAACAGAGCACTTGTTGCTTGGCCTTATTCGTGAAGGGGAAGGCGTTGCTGCTCGCGTTTTGGAAAACCTTGGTGTTGATCTTTCTAAGGTTCGCACTCAAGTCATTCGAATGTTAGGTGAAACCGCTGAAGTCTCTGGTAGCACTAGCAGTCAAGGCAGAACCAAGACACCGACACTAGACGAGTTCGGCGCTAATTTGACTCAGATGGCGGCTGACGGCAAGCTCGATCCAGTTGTAGGACGTCAGAAAGAGATTGAACGCGTTATCCAAATTTTGGGACGTAGAACTAAGAATAATCCTGTGTTAATTGGTGAGCCAGGTGTAGGAAAAACTGCGATCGCAGAGGGTCTTGCCCAGCGCATTGGCAATAATGACATTCCAGACATCCTAGAAGACAAGCGCGTCGTTACGCTCGATATCGGTTTGCTCGTAGCCGGAACGAAGTATCGAGGTGAATTTGAAGAAAGACTTAAGAAGATTATGGAAGAGATTCGCGCCGCTGCGAATGTGATTCTAGTGATCGATGAAGTTCATACCCTAATTGGTGCCGGTGCGGCAGAAGGCGCTATTGATGCGGCCAACATCCTTAAGCCAGCGCTAGCTAGAGGCGAGCTGCAGTGTATTGGCGCTACTACGCTCGATGAATACCGTAAGCATATTGAGCGAGATGCCGCGTTAGAGCGTCGCTTCCAGCCAGTGATGGTCGGTGAACCTAGCGTAGATGAGACCATTGAGATCTTGCATGGATTACGTGATCGCTATGAGCAGCACCACAAGCTAAAGATTCTAGACGATGCGCTAGACGCTGCTGCTAAGCTATCTGATCGCTACATTTCTGATCGTTATTTGCCAGATAAGGCCATCGACTTGATCGACGAGGCGGGCTCTCGCGTTCGCCTATTAAATTCGCAACTGCCACCAGCAGCGAAAGAACTAGACAAAGAGCTACGTCAGGTGCTTAAGGACAAGGACAACGCGGTTCGTTCTCAAGACTTTGATAAAGCTGGCGAATTGCGCGATCGCGAAATGGAAATTAAAACCGAAATTCGCACTATTGCCCAAACCAAAAAGGCTGAAGACGCCGAAGATGCCAAAGCAGACTCTCCAAAAGTCACTGAAGAGGATATCGCTCATATTGTGGCTTCCTGGACTGGCGTTCCAGTCAATAAGCTAACCGAAAGCGAATCTGAAAAGCTGCTGCATATGGAGGATGTTCTACACCAGCGCTTGATTGGTCAAGACGAAGCGGTTAGAGCTATCTCTAGGGCTATTCGCCGGGCCCGCGTCGGTCTAAAGAGTCCAAACCGTCCGATTGCGAGCTTTGTCTTCTCCGGGCCGACTGGAGTGGGTAAAACTGAATTAGCAAAATCACTGGCGACTTACTTCTTCGGTGCAGAAGAGGCAATGATTCGTCTTGATATGTCTGAGTTTATGGAACGTCACACCGTTTCTAAGCTAATTGGTTCGCCGCCGGGCTATGTCGGCTATAACGAAGGGGGTCAGCTTACCGAAGCCGTTCGTCGTCGTCCTTATACTGTTGTGCTCTTTGATGAGATCGAGAAAGCGCACCCAGATGTCTTCAACATGCTGCTGCAGATCTTAGAAGACGGTCGACTGACTGATGCTAAAGGTCGCACAGTAGACTTCAAGAATACGTTACTGATCTTGACCAGTAATATCGGTTCTAAAGTAATCGAGAAAGGGGGGGGTGGTCTCGGTTTTGAGCTGGAAGCTGACCAGGCCGAATCTCAGTACAATCGGATTCGCTCTCTAGTCAACGAGGAACTAAAGCAGTACTTCCGTCCTGAATTCTTGAACCGTCTAGATGAGATCATTGTCTTCCGTCAGCTGACTAAAGACGAGGTCAAAGAGATCTCGGTTATCTTGCTCAAAGAGGTCTTCAGTCGTCTAGAAGAACAGGGCATCACTTTAGAGGTGACCGACAAGTTCAAAGACAGGCTGGTAGAGGAGGGCTACAACCCCAGCTACGGAGCTAGGCCGCTGCGTCGAGCCATTATGAGATTACTAGAAGATAGTTTGGCAGAAGAGATTTTGTCTGGACGCATTCAAGATGGTGATACTGCTGTGGTTGATGTCGGAGAAGACGGTAAGATCGTAGTCAATTCTTCTAAAACAGAGACTCGCGAGCTGATTTCTGCAGCTGACTAA
- a CDS encoding IS630 family transposase (programmed frameshift) has product MDKAFVRETAAVDKVEQIAELKAFIRKERDARQVKKALAVKLLYEGHGYQGVVDVLNVSLGAISEWKQLYEASGLAGFVPQHKGKKSFLSGAEKAAVLAWLGSKRIWTLGELESHLAEDYDVVYASKQSYYDLFESAGITWKKTSKVNPKGDAEAVAGKKADIERCLAHYRDEIGRGQLRVLFMDECHLMSADLEGYVWGTRGQRVEVPIVNERDRQTYYGALDLLSKRVLFGAYGAGNTANTIAYLRYLQVQFPQQRLLLLWDGASYHRAHEIRDFLARTNDGLPASQWPIHCIQFAPNDPTQNPIEDVWLQAKNSVRRLAGLKPSFKGVKFLFEQFLSLEVFDFPKMHMYGSFSQII; this is encoded by the exons ATGGATAAGGCGTTTGTTCGAGAGACTGCGGCTGTTGATAAAGTTGAGCAGATAGCCGAGCTCAAAGCGTTCATCCGTAAGGAACGAGATGCGCGTCAGGTGAAGAAGGCGCTGGCGGTCAAACTGTTGTACGAAGGGCACGGCTATCAAGGCGTCGTCGATGTTCTGAATGTATCGCTCGGCGCTATCAGCGAATGGAAGCAGTTGTACGAAGCGTCCGGGCTAGCTGGGTTTGTTCCCCAGCACAAGGGCAAGAAGAGCTTTCTAAGTGGTGCTGAGAAAGCAGCGGTGCTGGCTTGGCTAGGTAGCAAACGTATCTGGACGCTCGGCGAGCTAGAGAGTCATCTGGCAGAAGACTACGATGTGGTCTATGCCTCGAAACAGAGCTACTACGACCTGTTCGAGTCAGCGGGTATCACCTGGAAGAAGACAAGCAAAGTCAACCCGAAGGGCGATGCTGAGGCGGTGGCGG GCAAAAAAGCCGACATCGAGCGCTGCTTGGCGCACTACCGAGACGAGATAGGGCGTGGGCAGCTCAGAGTGCTGTTCATGGATGAATGTCACCTGATGAGTGCTGACCTGGAAGGCTACGTTTGGGGTACTAGAGGTCAGCGCGTCGAGGTGCCGATTGTGAACGAACGCGACCGGCAAACTTACTACGGTGCGCTCGACTTGCTGAGCAAGCGCGTGTTGTTTGGGGCTTACGGCGCTGGCAACACGGCTAACACCATCGCCTACTTGCGGTACTTACAAGTGCAGTTCCCACAGCAAAGACTACTGTTGCTATGGGATGGGGCGAGCTACCATAGAGCTCATGAGATTCGAGACTTCCTAGCACGGACCAACGACGGCCTACCAGCGTCGCAGTGGCCGATTCACTGCATTCAGTTTGCGCCCAACGACCCGACTCAGAATCCGATTGAAGATGTTTGGCTACAGGCAAAGAACAGTGTGCGACGATTGGCAGGACTGAAGCCATCATTCAAAGGCGTCAAGTTCTTGTTCGAGCAATTCTTGTCGCTGGAAGTCTTCGACTTTCCCAAGATGCACATGTACGGCTCGTTTTCACAAATCATCTAG
- the rimI gene encoding ribosomal protein S18-alanine N-acetyltransferase: protein MVAADISAVLALDQRCLGGLWTRSGYERELDSEHSDLLVLVKASSVEPINSRLTQTSPKLVSTTEPDDAHTPQTSIQSNVDAQISAQSNTLINTQITPSNPSRKGQQVELLGVGCLWAILEEAHITTLAIDPKYQGQKLGLWLLAQLLQKAYKRGLTRATLEVRATNKRALSLYQKFDFKEAGIRKRYYADGEDASILWRTGLQTKDCLAQINRYQMQATAQLRKQNYRFYTEDFQLI, encoded by the coding sequence ATGGTTGCAGCTGATATCTCAGCTGTCCTTGCCCTTGACCAGCGGTGTCTGGGAGGATTATGGACCCGATCAGGATACGAGCGCGAGCTAGATAGCGAGCACAGCGATTTACTGGTGCTAGTGAAAGCAAGCAGCGTCGAGCCGATCAATTCTCGACTGACTCAAACATCTCCAAAGCTAGTTTCTACAACAGAGCCTGACGATGCTCACACGCCTCAGACGAGTATCCAATCTAACGTCGATGCCCAAATTAGTGCCCAGAGCAATACCTTAATCAATACCCAGATTACTCCTAGCAATCCTAGTAGAAAGGGGCAGCAAGTAGAGCTTTTGGGAGTAGGCTGCCTATGGGCAATTCTTGAAGAAGCACATATTACAACACTGGCTATTGACCCAAAATATCAAGGACAGAAACTAGGACTATGGTTGCTAGCCCAGCTATTACAAAAAGCATATAAACGTGGCTTGACCCGGGCAACCCTAGAAGTTCGAGCAACAAACAAACGGGCTCTATCGCTCTATCAAAAGTTTGACTTCAAAGAAGCAGGTATACGCAAACGCTATTACGCTGATGGAGAGGACGCTTCGATTCTGTGGCGAACTGGACTACAAACTAAAGACTGCTTGGCACAAATAAACCGCTATCAAATGCAGGCAACGGCACAGCTAAGAAAGCAAAACTATCGCTTCTACACAGAAGATTTTCAACTCATCTAA
- the lysA gene encoding diaminopimelate decarboxylase, whose product MVSTISAVPTPSNLPVSSRQYLLEVAADTSPNQTLLPLTADVNDKDHLTVGSCDVVELLETFGSPLYILDEQTLRTACRQYKQSFEEHYPGESLIVYASKAWNCLAVCAIALQEGIAIDVVSGGEISTAIAAGATGKMLYFHGNNKSIEELQLGLDADARIVVDNWHELKTLEQIAKDARTTATILVRLTPGIECHTHEYIQTGHIDSKFGFDPDQLEEVFEFIANKTEHINCIGLHAHIGSQIFELQPHRDLANVMMRWFQSARQYGLSIEEIDIGGGLGIRYTESDDPPSIDEWAKTVCESMTAACTASGLPYPKLLCEPGRSLIGSACVTAYTVGGQKCVPGIRSYVSVDGGMSDNPRPITYQSVYRVLAASKMSAPLSETVTLAGKHCESGDVVIHSAYLPTLESGEVLVIPATGAYNYSMSSNYNRVPRPAAVLVNQGKADLILRRETYADLMSHDCLPDMLRPAAQ is encoded by the coding sequence ATGGTCTCCACGATTTCAGCAGTGCCCACCCCTTCAAACCTTCCTGTTTCTAGCCGGCAATACCTGTTAGAGGTTGCTGCTGATACATCGCCTAATCAAACCCTCTTACCTCTAACTGCAGACGTTAATGATAAAGACCATCTGACAGTGGGTAGCTGCGATGTGGTAGAGCTGCTCGAAACGTTCGGATCGCCTCTCTATATATTAGATGAACAAACGCTACGGACGGCCTGCCGGCAGTACAAACAATCTTTTGAAGAGCACTATCCGGGCGAGTCCCTGATTGTCTATGCCTCCAAAGCTTGGAACTGCTTGGCAGTGTGTGCGATCGCGCTTCAAGAAGGAATTGCTATTGATGTGGTCTCTGGTGGAGAGATTAGCACTGCGATCGCCGCGGGGGCTACTGGGAAGATGCTCTACTTTCATGGCAACAACAAATCTATTGAGGAGCTTCAGCTCGGACTCGATGCCGATGCCCGGATTGTGGTTGATAACTGGCACGAACTCAAGACGCTTGAGCAGATCGCCAAAGACGCTAGGACAACAGCCACAATTTTAGTTCGTCTGACCCCAGGTATTGAATGTCACACCCATGAATATATTCAGACTGGCCATATTGACAGCAAGTTTGGCTTTGACCCAGATCAGCTAGAAGAAGTCTTTGAGTTCATCGCGAACAAAACAGAGCACATTAACTGCATTGGCTTGCATGCTCATATTGGCTCACAGATCTTTGAGCTGCAGCCCCATCGTGACTTGGCTAATGTGATGATGCGCTGGTTTCAAAGCGCTCGTCAATACGGTCTTTCAATTGAAGAAATTGATATTGGTGGCGGTCTGGGTATTCGCTATACAGAGTCTGATGATCCCCCGAGTATCGACGAGTGGGCTAAGACCGTCTGTGAAAGTATGACGGCGGCCTGTACAGCTAGTGGCTTGCCCTATCCCAAGCTGCTGTGTGAGCCAGGGCGATCGCTGATTGGCTCGGCCTGTGTGACCGCCTATACAGTGGGCGGGCAGAAGTGCGTCCCAGGCATCCGTAGCTATGTTTCTGTCGATGGTGGGATGTCTGATAATCCCCGGCCGATTACCTATCAGTCGGTGTATCGTGTTCTTGCAGCTAGTAAAATGTCTGCACCTTTGAGTGAAACAGTCACGCTAGCCGGAAAACACTGTGAATCTGGAGATGTGGTCATTCACTCGGCTTATCTACCTACGCTCGAATCGGGCGAGGTTCTAGTGATCCCTGCAACGGGCGCCTATAACTACAGCATGTCCTCTAACTACAACCGGGTGCCTCGTCCGGCGGCTGTGCTCGTCAATCAGGGTAAGGCGGATCTAATTTTACGCCGAGAAACTTACGCCGATTTGATGAGTCATGACTGTTTACCAGATATGCTTAGACCTGCCGCACAGTAA
- the cdaA gene encoding diadenylate cyclase CdaA encodes MYITFIDIVLVFVLVYTVLSVIRDRRTMWMVQGLMLLMAATLLSRVVGLRVLSFLMDKILLGASVSLAVMLVADFRRLLESIGKGEVAQLFIGQESHLSTANSVIDELVEAVKGLSQNRTGALMILETDEPIEESDFSVPGVRLNAELSRELLQTIFQTTTLLHDGAVLIRGSRILAAGVILPISERDASRQLGTRHRAAMGITERVEQCLCVVVSEETGSISVAEKGTLNRPLTSSKLKELLMEKFSPSADADTVAPQLRSLGKRLSMKAIRFLNTLKRKIRRKLPSPTPQEKK; translated from the coding sequence TTGTATATCACCTTTATTGATATTGTTTTAGTCTTTGTGCTGGTCTACACGGTTCTATCGGTGATTCGCGATCGCCGTACGATGTGGATGGTACAAGGACTAATGCTCCTGATGGCAGCCACACTACTCAGCCGAGTGGTGGGCCTTAGGGTGCTGAGCTTCCTCATGGACAAGATTTTGTTAGGCGCCTCTGTTTCGCTAGCTGTGATGTTAGTGGCTGACTTTCGGCGGCTACTAGAGTCCATCGGCAAAGGGGAAGTCGCGCAGCTTTTTATCGGACAAGAAAGCCATCTTTCTACCGCAAACAGCGTGATTGATGAGCTAGTAGAGGCAGTGAAAGGGCTTTCTCAAAATCGCACAGGTGCGCTGATGATTCTAGAAACCGATGAGCCGATTGAAGAAAGCGACTTTTCAGTGCCGGGTGTCAGACTTAATGCCGAACTTTCAAGAGAGCTGCTGCAAACTATTTTTCAGACAACGACGTTGTTGCACGATGGGGCCGTCTTGATTCGAGGCTCGCGCATACTAGCAGCAGGCGTGATTTTGCCTATTTCTGAACGGGATGCCTCTAGACAGCTAGGTACCCGACATCGTGCAGCAATGGGAATCACCGAACGGGTGGAGCAGTGCCTGTGTGTGGTAGTTTCTGAAGAAACGGGTTCCATCTCTGTCGCTGAGAAAGGAACGCTAAATCGGCCCCTGACCAGCAGTAAACTGAAAGAATTGTTGATGGAGAAGTTTTCTCCCTCTGCTGATGCCGATACGGTTGCACCGCAGCTTCGCAGCCTCGGTAAGCGGTTGAGTATGAAAGCTATCCGCTTTTTGAATACTCTTAAGCGCAAGATCAGGCGAAAACTTCCTAGCCCTACCCCTCAGGAAAAGAAATGA
- a CDS encoding isoprenyl transferase — MTAKALDSSRLPTDLAQGQMPSHVAVIMDGNGRWAKSRGLPRIMGHRKGVDTLKKLLRCCRDWGVEALTAYAFSTENWGRPTKEVDFLMTLFERVLRQELQEMMEENVRIEFVGDLLALPETLQKEIDRAVTLTKENYGIRFSVATNYGGRQEILQACRAIATQVKQGHLNPEDIDESLFSRHLYTSDISDPDLLIRTSGEMRISNFLLWQLAYSEFYITDTLWPDFDTSEFHQAMKAFQRRERRFGKVN, encoded by the coding sequence ATGACGGCTAAAGCCTTAGATTCTTCACGACTGCCCACAGACTTAGCGCAGGGCCAGATGCCCTCTCATGTGGCGGTGATCATGGATGGCAACGGTCGCTGGGCTAAAAGTAGAGGGCTCCCTAGGATCATGGGCCATCGAAAAGGAGTTGATACGCTCAAAAAGCTGTTGCGCTGCTGCCGGGACTGGGGAGTAGAGGCACTGACGGCGTATGCATTTTCTACTGAGAACTGGGGACGCCCTACCAAGGAAGTCGATTTCCTGATGACGCTATTCGAGCGAGTGCTTCGTCAGGAGCTACAGGAAATGATGGAGGAAAATGTTCGCATTGAGTTTGTCGGCGATTTGCTAGCGTTGCCTGAAACGCTTCAAAAGGAGATTGACCGTGCGGTAACACTGACGAAGGAAAACTATGGTATTCGCTTTTCAGTGGCGACAAACTACGGCGGGAGGCAGGAAATTTTACAGGCTTGTCGGGCGATCGCGACCCAAGTGAAACAAGGCCATCTCAACCCTGAAGATATTGACGAGTCGCTATTTAGCCGTCATTTGTATACATCTGATATCAGCGATCCTGACTTGCTGATTCGTACCAGTGGTGAGATGCGAATTAGCAACTTCCTATTATGGCAGCTCGCCTATTCGGAATTTTACATTACTGATACGCTCTGGCCCGATTTCGATACATCAGAGTTTCACCAAGCAATGAAAGCCTTTCAGCGACGCGAACGCCGTTTTGGAAAAGTCAATTAG
- a CDS encoding DUF2949 domain-containing protein: MVSRDDTKLVQFLHEELAIPSTSIKQALQQSKQDSAPLPMVLWQQGVLTLQQLERIFDWMEIA; this comes from the coding sequence ATGGTTTCGAGAGACGACACGAAATTAGTTCAGTTCTTGCACGAAGAGCTTGCAATTCCTTCTACCTCTATCAAGCAGGCACTACAGCAGTCCAAACAAGATTCTGCGCCGCTACCAATGGTGCTTTGGCAACAAGGCGTACTTACGCTGCAACAGTTAGAAAGGATATTTGACTGGATGGAGATAGCGTAG
- a CDS encoding DUF192 domain-containing protein, with protein sequence MSDPTPNQIANETSSPPSDEPVITLNGPGQLLPVTAIAQIQEETFEIEVARTSAEQSLGLMFRSALPDNRGMLFPFDPPRRVSFWMKDVPVALDMVFLKEGEVVAIAPEVPPCPALPCPSYGPNDQIVDQVLELRSGRAAEIGLQVGDTVYIEALPGYSL encoded by the coding sequence AAATCAGATAGCTAACGAGACCTCTAGTCCACCCTCGGACGAGCCAGTCATCACACTCAACGGCCCAGGGCAGCTGCTACCGGTCACTGCGATCGCCCAGATACAGGAAGAAACTTTCGAGATAGAAGTGGCTAGAACCTCTGCCGAGCAGTCTTTGGGACTAATGTTTCGATCGGCTTTACCCGACAATAGGGGGATGCTCTTTCCCTTTGATCCCCCCAGGCGAGTGAGCTTTTGGATGAAGGACGTACCAGTAGCGCTGGATATGGTGTTTTTGAAAGAAGGAGAGGTAGTGGCGATCGCACCAGAAGTTCCTCCTTGTCCTGCTTTGCCTTGCCCTTCGTATGGGCCTAATGACCAAATCGTCGATCAAGTATTAGAACTACGTAGCGGTCGTGCTGCCGAAATCGGTCTGCAAGTTGGCGATACCGTTTATATCGAAGCGTTACCGGGCTACAGCCTCTAA